The DNA sequence aagtattgagataaatttttgttattgaccaaatacttattttccaccataatttgcaaataaataaataaaaaatcctgtttttctcattttgtctgtcatagttgaagtgtacctatgatgaaaattacaggcctctctcatctttttaagtgggagaacttgcacaattggtggctgactaaatactttttttccccactgtatgtacggtcactgtggggacgacgttgtcgatgcacttattgatgaagccggtgactgaggtggtatactcctcaataccattggatgaatcccagaacatattccagtctgtgctgcaaaacagtcctgtagcgtagcatccgcgtcaactgaccacttccgtattgagcgagtcactggtacttcctgcgttagtgtttgcttgtaagcaggaagatagagttatggtcagatttgccaaatggagggcgagggataACTGTGTATGCACCTCTGTTTGTGGAGTAAAGgtagtctagagttttttcctTTGGTTGcatgacatgctggtagaaatgaggtaaaaagtttgcctgcattaaaatccccggccactaggagcgccgcttcagggtgagcattttcttgtttgattatggccttgtacagctggttgagtgcggtcttagcgccagcatcagtttgtggtggtaaaaagatggctacgaataatatagatgagaactctctatgtatgatagtgtggtctacagcttatcatgcggtactctacctcaggcgagcaatacctccagacttccttaatatatgacattgcgcaccagctgttattgataAATTGACACACACCCCAGCCCTTCATCTTACCAGACGttgctgctctgtcctgccgatgcaggaaaacccagccagctctatattatccgtgttgtcgttcagccacgacgaAAAATAagatattaaaaactgtaatatcttatgaagtggactgtaggatagcttggggatagatggactgtaggatagcttggggatagatggactgtaggatagcttggggatagatggactgtaggatagcttggggatagatgGACTGAAGgatagcttggggatagatgaagtggactgtaggatagcttggggatagatgAAGTGGACTGTAGGATAGCTTGGCGAACGATGAAGTGGACTGTAGgatagcttggggatagatgaagtggactgtaggatagcttggggatagatgaagtggactgtaggatagcttggggatagatgaggtggactgtaggatagcttggggatagatggactgtaggatagcttggggatagatgaagtggactgtaggatagcttggggatagatgaggtggactgtaggatagcttggggatagatgAAGTGAACTGTAGGATAGCTTGGCGAACGATGAAGTGGACTGTAGgatagcttggggatagatgaagtggactgtaggatagcttggggatagatgaagtggactgtaggatagcttggggatagatgaggtggactgtaggatagcttggggatagatggactgtaggatagcttggggatagatgaagtggactgtaggatagcttggggatagatgaagtggactgtaggatagcttggggatagatgaggtggactgtaggatagcttggggatagatggactgtaggatagcttggggatagatgaagtggactgtaggatagcttggggatagatgaagtggactgtaggatagcttggggatagatgATGTGGACTGTAGGATAGCTTGGCGAACGATGAAGTGGACTGTAGGATAGCTTGGCGAACGATGAAGTGGACTGTAGgatagcttggggatagatgaagtggactgtaggatagcttggggatagatgaagtggactgtaggatagcttggggatagatgaagtggactgtaggatagcttggggatagatgaagtggactgtaggatagcttggggatagatgaagtggactgtaggatagcttggggatagatgaagtggactgtaggatagcttggggatagatgAAGTGGACAATAGgatagcttggggatagatgaagtggactgtaggatagcttggggatagatgATGTGGATTGTAGgatagcttggggatagatgacgtggactgtaggatagcttggggatagatgaagtggactgtaggatagcttggggatagatgaagtggactgtaggatagcttggggatagatgATGTGGATTGTAGgatagcttggggatagatgacgtggactgtaggatagcttggggatagatgaagtggactgtaggatagcttggggatagatgaagtggactgtaggatagcttggggatagatgATGTGGATTGTAGgatagcttggggatagatgATGTGGATTGTAGgatagcttggggatagatgaagtggactgtaggatagcttggggatagatcaaatcaaaatcaaatcaaatgtatttataaagcccttcgtacatcagctgatatctcaaagtgctgtacagaaacccagcctaaaaccccaaacagaaagcaatgcagaggTCGGGACAGCAGGGTAGCATGTCTATAACACAATATTTCTCCTGACTGACTGTTTCTGCTGACTGTtctctgactgttctctgacTAACTGTTTCTGCTCTCTGACTTATTGTTTCCGACTAATTGACTGTTTCTCACTAATTGACTGTTTCTGCTGACTGTTCTCTGACTTATCTGACTAACTGTTTCTGCTCTCTGACTAATTGACTGTTTCTCACTAATTGACTGTTCTCTGACTAACTGTTTCTGCTCTCTGACTAATTGACTGTTTCTCACTAATTGACTGTTTTCTGACTGACTGTTTCTGCTGACTGTTCTCTGACGAACTGTttttcccctctgtctctttcaGCTGTTTACCTCTGCAAAAGAACAATGCAAAACAAAGCCCGCCTGGAGCTGGCTGACTACGAAGCTGTAAGGTCCCACCTcttccctgcctcctcctcctcctcccacctcttccctccctcctcctcctccctccctcccacctcttccctgcctcctcctcctcccacctcttccctccctcctcctcctccctccctcccacctcttccctccctcctcctcctcccacctcttccctccctcctcctcctcctcccacctcttccctccctcctcctcctcctcccacctcttccctccctcctcctcctcttcccacctcttccctccctcctcctcctcctcccacctcttccctccctccctcctcctcccacctcttccctcccacctcctcctcctcccacctcttccctccctcctcctcctcccacctcttccctcccacctcctcctcctcccacctcttccctccctccctcccacctcttccctccctcctcctcctcccacctcttccctccctcctcctcctcccacctcttccctccctcctcctcctcccacctcttccctccctcctcctcctcccacctcttccctccctcctcctcctcctcccacctcttccctccctcctcctcctcctcccacctcttccctccctcctcctcctcctcctcccacctcttccctccctcccctccccctcccacctcttccctccctccctccccctcccacctcttccctccctcctcctccccctccctcccacctcttccctccctcctcctcctcctcctcctcccacctcttccctccctccctccccctcccacctcttccctccctcctcctccccctcctctcccacctcttccctccctcctcctcccacctcttccctccctccctccctccctcccacctcttccctccctcccccccacctcttccctccccctcctcctccctccctcccacctcttccctccctcctcctcctccctccctcccacctcttccctccctcctcctcctcctcccacctcttccctccctcctcctcctcccacctcttccctccctccctccctcccacctcttccctccctcccccccacctcttccctccccctcctctcccacctccaccttctccctccaccttctccctccaccctcctcccacctcttccctccctctcttcacctccccttcctccttcctcctactccctcctccctccaccttttcccttctcctcctctattctactgtatcagTCGTTTCTATCCGAGTGTAAAGAACAATCAACCAGTCCCACCATTCGATGGAGACAAGGCTGCTTGGAAAGCAGTTAACTACTGTTTAAAAACAACTGTATTTATCCCCTCAGAGGCATGTTTTATGTAAGAGGTAGTGAAACTATAAGACACTAGGTGTGTGTATGTTCCTTTGTGTTTCAGGAGAGCTTAGCCAGACTACAGAGAGCGTTCGCCAGGAAATGGGAGTTTATATTTATGCAAGCTGAAGCACAAGCAAAGTAAGTATCTCCTCCAATCtagcgtctcaaatggcaccctatcccctacacagtgcactgctATGGGTGCTatttgaggaggagaggagaggagaggtggggagacgagaggagaagagagaagagaagaggagaggagaggagagagatggggaggggaggagaggaggggagggggaggagaggagaggagggggaggagaggagaggagtatacagatgaaggatcttaatttgagcccgtttgctacagcaggaaacttatcctgcagcaacaggaaatataCATTATTCTGTGGAttataaataatgaacatgtttGCAAAGGTTGATACATGTTTTGTAtcaaaaatcaagtctgaaatttctaagtgaaaaatacaaacttcagaagcctttttaaaccgcAAATACACTACACATTTGACTTTTgtgcgacagggtgatcaaaaGAAGAACCTACATCTGTAACTAAATGAATGATGGGACGTCTGTGTTACAAGGTGTCCACCTCTATCCTTTAACACAGAGTTGACAAGAAGAGAGACAAAATTGAGAGGAAGATTCTGGACAGTCAAGAGAGAGCTTTCTGGGACGTACACAGACCAGTGGTAAGAATACAACCTTTCTGTTTCCCTGTCACCACAGACCATGTTTAGAGAGATACACTGTGTTGTGTTCAGAGAGTGTTACACTGTGTTGTGTTCAGAGAGTGTTACACTGTGTTGTGCTCAGAGAGTGATGCACTGTGTTGTGCTCAGAGAGTGATACACTGTGTTGTGCTCAGAGAGTGATGCACTGTGTTGTGTTCAGAGTGATACACTGTGTTGTGTTCAGAGTGATACACTGTGTTGTGTTCAGAGTGATACACTGTGTTGTGTTCAGAGTGATACACTGTGTTGTGTTCAGAGTGATACATTGTGTTGTGTtcagagagagatactgtgttGTGTCCAGAGTGATATAGCAGTGATAGCATATAGCAGTGATAGCTAGGCAGTAGCATATAGCAGTGATAGCTAGGCAGTAGCATATAGCAGTGATAGCTAGGCAGTACCATGTAGCAGTGATAGCTAGGCAGTAGCATATAGCAGGGATAGCTAGGCAGTAGCATATAGCAGGGATAGCTATGCAGCAGCATATAGCAGTGATAGCTAGGCAGTAGCATATAGCAGTGATAGCTAGGCAGTAGCATATAGCAGTGATAGCTAGGCAGTAGCATATAGCAGTGATAGCTAGGCAGCAGCATATAGCAGTGATAGCTAGGCAGTAGCATATAGCAGTGATAGCTAGGCAGTAGCATATAGCAGTGATAGCTAGGCAGCAGCATATAGCAGTGATAGCTAGGCAGTAGCATATAGCAGTGATAGCTAGGCAGTAGCATATAGAGGTTAATAGCACTGGGCTAATAAGCAGAGCATGGCACACAACATAACCACACTATGTACAGAGGCTAACCTAGCACACAGTAAGAACAGGGTCATCTAGCATGAGAAACAGTGGTAAGCTAGCATGCTAGTCTAGTAGGCCACAGGCTGTGGATTGTAGCACACGGTGTGTACAGTGGAGGGCTAGTAGGCCTCAGGCTATAGACCAGCATGCAACATTAGCACTATGGTTAGCGGCTAATCGGTTGACATGCTATGGCTAACATGCAAATAGGTGAACAGCAGCCATCTTAGTAGCCACAAACTATGACAACAGCCATGCCGGGCTGGCGGCCATCTTGGCTCGTAGTAATGGAGAGAGATTTACCTCATGGTCTGAACATGTAGAGTAGCCACGAACTATGACAACGGTC is a window from the Oncorhynchus clarkii lewisi isolate Uvic-CL-2024 unplaced genomic scaffold, UVic_Ocla_1.0 unplaced_contig_3646_pilon_pilon, whole genome shotgun sequence genome containing:
- the LOC139398214 gene encoding regulator of G-protein signaling 7-like yields the protein MAAHGYFFPISDHVLTLKDDGTFYRFQTPYFWPSNCWEPENTDYAVYLCKRTMQNKARLELADYEAESLARLQRAFARKWEFIFMQAEAQAKVDKKRDKIERKILDSQERAFWDVHRPVVRIQPFCFPVTTDHV